The Amycolatopsis sp. DG1A-15b genome window below encodes:
- a CDS encoding SDR family oxidoreductase → MTLVVTGGSRGIGAAICVLAAARGEDVVVNYSGDPAPAEAVASQVRASGRQALACRADVSDENDVRALFDAAAELGPVTGLVNNAAIVGNTPGRLEDYEVDVVRRTLEVNVTGVFLCCREAVRRMSTRHGGSGGAIVNISSTAARTGSAGEWVHYAASKAAVDTLTFGLAQEVAADGIRVNAVRPGMIDTGLHAAAGLPDRMAKYAPQIPLGRPGQPAEIAEAVLFLLSEASSFTTGAVLDVGGGR, encoded by the coding sequence TTGACCCTCGTCGTCACCGGCGGCAGCCGCGGGATCGGCGCGGCGATCTGCGTGCTGGCCGCCGCGCGCGGCGAGGACGTCGTCGTGAACTACTCCGGCGACCCCGCGCCCGCTGAAGCCGTCGCTTCGCAGGTGCGTGCTTCCGGACGGCAGGCGCTGGCCTGCCGCGCGGACGTCTCCGACGAGAACGACGTCCGCGCGCTGTTCGACGCGGCGGCCGAGCTGGGGCCGGTCACCGGCCTGGTCAACAACGCGGCGATCGTCGGCAACACCCCGGGCCGGCTCGAGGACTACGAGGTCGACGTCGTCCGGCGCACCCTCGAGGTGAACGTGACGGGGGTGTTCCTGTGCTGCCGCGAGGCGGTCCGCCGGATGTCCACCCGGCACGGCGGCAGCGGCGGCGCGATCGTCAACATCTCCTCGACGGCGGCCCGCACCGGCTCGGCCGGCGAGTGGGTGCACTACGCCGCGTCGAAGGCGGCGGTGGACACGCTGACGTTCGGGCTCGCGCAGGAGGTCGCGGCGGACGGGATCCGCGTCAACGCGGTGCGGCCCGGCATGATCGACACGGGTTTGCACGCGGCGGCGGGCCTGCCGGACCGGATGGCGAAGTACGCGCCGCAGATTCCGCTGGGCCGGCCCGGTCAGCCGGCGGAAATCGCGGAGGCGGTGCTGTTCCTGCTGTCGGAAGCTTCGTCGTTCACGACGGGTGCGGTCCTGGACGTCGGTGGCGGCCGCTGA
- a CDS encoding nucleoside/nucleotide kinase family protein has translation MTAFDDLLARAEGLTVRGQRNVLGIIGSPASGKTTLAWALANALGSRAAVVGMDGFHLAQVELRRLGRTERKGAPDTFDAAGYYHLIRRLAEGRETVYAPEFRREIEEPIAGAVAVPPEVQLVITEGNYLLLPDDPWSAIRPLLTEAWFLAPDEPERIERLVSRHRRYGRSLVEARQRALGSDQRNADLISQTRDRADLVLENLPLANFAI, from the coding sequence ATGACGGCGTTCGACGACCTGCTGGCCAGGGCCGAGGGGCTGACCGTGCGCGGGCAGCGCAACGTGCTCGGCATCATCGGCTCGCCCGCGTCCGGCAAGACCACGCTCGCCTGGGCGCTGGCCAACGCGCTCGGTTCGCGTGCGGCGGTGGTCGGCATGGACGGCTTCCACCTCGCGCAGGTCGAGCTGCGCCGGCTCGGCCGCACCGAGCGCAAGGGCGCCCCGGACACGTTCGACGCCGCGGGCTACTACCACCTCATCCGCCGCTTGGCCGAAGGCCGCGAAACGGTGTACGCGCCGGAGTTCCGCCGCGAGATCGAGGAGCCCATCGCCGGGGCCGTCGCGGTGCCGCCGGAGGTCCAGCTCGTCATCACCGAGGGCAACTACCTGCTGCTGCCGGACGACCCGTGGAGCGCGATCCGCCCGCTGCTCACCGAGGCCTGGTTCCTCGCGCCGGACGAGCCCGAGCGCATCGAACGGCTCGTCTCGCGCCATCGCCGCTACGGCCGTTCGCTGGTCGAGGCCCGGCAGCGCGCGCTCGGCTCCGACCAGCGCAACGCCGACCTCATCTCGCAGACGCGCGACCGCGCCGACCTGGTGCTGGAGAACCTGCCGCTGGCGAACTTCGCGATTTGA
- a CDS encoding ABC transporter permease gives MTTATAVSTKDRESLGDFLLRAPAVGPALALVVAIVVFSLATDTFFDLDNLSTVVQQSLVVGTLALGQTLVILIAGIDLSNAASMVVATLIMAKLAAAGTNGFVALLAGVVLTIIVGIFIGGLATRIKLPAFIITLGTFTMLTAVSKLIAGGQAVPVTDGVLQWLGTKRYLFGGIPITYGMTLALLMYLGVWYALTKTAWGKHVYAVGNAPESARLSGIKVNRTVLSVYIVAGLTFGIAAWQALGRTPNADPNQFQLGNLDSITAVVLGGTSLFGGRGSVLGTLMGALVVAVLRSGLTQMNVDGNYQDLATGALLIAAVVVDRIARRQQQS, from the coding sequence GTGACAACAGCGACCGCAGTGTCTACAAAGGACCGTGAATCACTCGGCGACTTCCTGCTCCGCGCCCCGGCGGTCGGCCCGGCGCTCGCGCTGGTCGTCGCGATCGTGGTGTTCTCACTGGCCACGGACACCTTCTTCGACCTCGACAACCTGTCCACCGTGGTCCAGCAGTCGCTCGTCGTCGGGACGCTCGCGCTGGGCCAGACGCTCGTCATCCTCATCGCGGGCATCGACCTGTCCAACGCGGCCTCGATGGTCGTCGCGACCCTGATCATGGCGAAGCTCGCCGCGGCCGGCACGAACGGCTTCGTCGCGCTGCTCGCCGGGGTGGTGCTGACGATCATCGTCGGCATCTTCATCGGCGGGCTCGCCACGCGGATCAAGCTGCCGGCGTTCATCATCACGCTCGGCACGTTCACCATGCTGACCGCGGTGTCGAAGCTGATCGCCGGCGGCCAGGCCGTGCCGGTGACCGACGGGGTGCTGCAGTGGCTCGGCACCAAGCGCTACCTCTTCGGCGGCATCCCGATCACCTACGGCATGACGCTGGCGCTGCTGATGTACCTCGGCGTCTGGTACGCGCTGACGAAAACCGCGTGGGGCAAGCACGTCTACGCGGTCGGCAACGCGCCGGAGTCCGCGCGGCTGTCCGGCATCAAGGTCAACCGCACGGTGCTGTCGGTGTACATCGTGGCCGGGCTGACCTTCGGCATCGCGGCCTGGCAGGCGCTCGGCCGGACGCCGAACGCCGACCCGAACCAGTTCCAGCTCGGCAACCTCGACTCCATCACCGCCGTCGTCCTCGGCGGGACGAGCCTCTTCGGCGGCCGCGGCTCGGTGCTCGGCACGCTGATGGGCGCGCTGGTCGTGGCGGTGCTGCGGTCGGGGCTGACCCAGATGAACGTCGACGGCAACTACCAGGACCTCGCCACCGGCGCCCTGCTCATCGCCGCCGTCGTGGTGGACCGCATCGCGAGGAGGCAGCAGCAGTCATGA
- a CDS encoding PfkB family carbohydrate kinase, giving the protein MLLAGLCTVDVVQRVDELPAPGEKVQSLRVDVAAGGPATNAAVTAAALGAEATLLTVLGAHPLAALARADLETHGVRVIDIDPGRTGPPPVSAAAVRDRDGERTVVSRNAAGSEATWSGQVDADVVLVDGHHPGLALSVARAAGDVPVVLDAGSWKPVLDELLPLVDVAACSAHFTAPEPGLHERGVPTVITTAGAGPVRWSTADGGSGEVPVPAVEARDTLGAGDVWHGALAVAVARERTVTDRIRFANEVAAERVRHVGPRSWTTAIAGRNRT; this is encoded by the coding sequence GTGCTGCTGGCGGGCTTGTGCACCGTGGACGTGGTCCAGCGGGTCGATGAGCTGCCGGCGCCGGGCGAGAAGGTGCAGTCACTGCGGGTGGACGTCGCGGCCGGTGGGCCCGCGACGAACGCCGCGGTGACGGCCGCCGCGCTCGGTGCCGAGGCGACCCTGCTGACCGTCCTCGGTGCGCACCCGCTGGCGGCGCTCGCCCGCGCCGACCTGGAAACCCACGGCGTCCGGGTCATCGACATCGACCCCGGCCGGACCGGGCCGCCGCCGGTCAGCGCGGCCGCCGTCCGCGACCGCGACGGCGAGCGGACGGTCGTCTCCCGCAACGCGGCCGGCTCGGAAGCCACCTGGAGCGGCCAGGTCGACGCGGACGTGGTGTTGGTCGATGGCCACCACCCCGGCCTCGCGCTGTCCGTCGCCCGGGCGGCCGGGGACGTCCCGGTCGTGCTCGACGCCGGGAGCTGGAAACCCGTCCTCGACGAGCTCCTCCCGCTGGTCGACGTGGCCGCGTGCTCCGCGCACTTCACCGCGCCGGAGCCCGGCCTGCACGAGCGCGGCGTCCCCACCGTCATCACCACCGCGGGCGCCGGTCCGGTGCGCTGGTCCACTGCGGACGGCGGCTCGGGTGAGGTGCCTGTGCCCGCGGTCGAAGCGCGGGACACACTAGGGGCGGGCGACGTCTGGCACGGCGCGCTCGCCGTGGCCGTGGCACGCGAACGGACGGTGACGGACCGGATCCGCTTCGCCAACGAGGTGGCCGCCGAACGGGTGCGGCATGTGGGACCGCGGTCGTGGACGACCGCGATCGCAGGAAGGAACAGGACATGA
- a CDS encoding ATP-binding cassette domain-containing protein — protein sequence MSEPILQARGLVKRYGRVTAIDGADFDLLPGEVLAVVGDNGAGKSSLIKTLSGAVIPDEGEIKVDGKTVHFKSPLDARHYGIETVYQDLAVAPALDIASNMFLGREKRLKGPLGLFRKLDTATMRSEAQRILDELGINIKSISQPVETLSGGQRQGVAVARAAAFGTKAVIMDEPTAALGVAESGKVLDLIGRIRDRGLPVVLISHNMPHVFDIADRIHVHRLGKRVAVVSPKTHSMNQVVGLLTGALRLNENGEVEEAAAATHVAGLK from the coding sequence ATGAGTGAACCCATCCTCCAGGCTCGCGGACTGGTCAAGCGCTACGGCCGGGTGACCGCCATCGACGGCGCCGACTTCGACCTGCTGCCCGGCGAGGTGCTCGCCGTGGTCGGCGACAACGGCGCCGGGAAGTCGTCGCTCATCAAAACCCTGTCCGGCGCGGTGATCCCCGATGAGGGCGAGATCAAAGTGGACGGCAAGACCGTCCACTTCAAGTCCCCGTTGGACGCTCGCCACTACGGCATCGAGACGGTGTACCAGGACCTCGCCGTCGCGCCCGCGCTCGACATCGCGTCGAACATGTTCCTGGGCCGGGAAAAGCGGCTCAAGGGGCCGCTCGGGCTGTTCCGCAAGCTCGACACTGCCACCATGCGGTCGGAGGCGCAGCGGATCCTCGACGAGCTGGGCATCAACATCAAATCGATCAGCCAGCCCGTCGAGACGCTGTCCGGTGGCCAGCGCCAGGGTGTCGCCGTGGCCCGCGCGGCCGCGTTCGGCACGAAAGCCGTGATCATGGACGAGCCCACGGCCGCTCTCGGCGTCGCCGAGTCCGGCAAGGTGCTCGACCTGATCGGCCGGATCCGCGACCGCGGCCTGCCGGTCGTGCTGATCAGCCACAACATGCCGCACGTGTTCGACATCGCCGACCGCATCCACGTGCACCGCCTCGGCAAGCGCGTCGCAGTCGTCTCGCCGAAGACGCACTCGATGAACCAGGTCGTCGGCCTGCTCACGGGTGCGTTGCGGCTCAACGAGAACGGTGAAGTGGAAGAAGCCGCCGCCGCTACACATGTGGCCGGCTTGAAGTGA
- a CDS encoding DedA family protein, with protein MNVVSIEAAGVGVSWLDTAGPLLVWVIVLSFVLVECALIVGLFLPGDSLLFGAGVVLAQHGSDANAWFLSGAALIVAVLGNQIGYYIGRKGGTKLIARRDGKVLNRHNLERAQRFLDRRGFFAIVAARWIPWIRTLAPLIAGAARMDQRRFLVATTFGGLLWVPTLVLLGYYGAGLLDALPWLKTAALWISIAFFVFGTGYGVLRYRQEMRRPVDSPDDSNARA; from the coding sequence GTGAACGTCGTGAGCATCGAGGCCGCGGGCGTCGGCGTGAGCTGGCTGGACACCGCCGGGCCGCTGCTCGTCTGGGTGATCGTGCTGAGCTTCGTGCTGGTCGAATGCGCGCTGATCGTCGGGCTGTTCCTGCCCGGCGACTCGCTCCTGTTCGGGGCGGGCGTGGTGCTCGCGCAGCACGGTTCGGACGCCAACGCGTGGTTCCTGTCGGGCGCCGCGCTGATCGTCGCCGTCCTCGGCAACCAGATCGGCTACTACATCGGCCGCAAGGGCGGGACGAAGCTGATCGCCCGCCGCGACGGCAAGGTGCTGAACCGCCACAACCTCGAGCGCGCGCAACGGTTCCTGGACCGCCGGGGCTTCTTCGCGATCGTGGCGGCCCGCTGGATCCCGTGGATCCGCACGCTGGCCCCGCTGATCGCGGGCGCCGCCCGGATGGACCAGCGCCGGTTCCTGGTGGCGACGACGTTCGGCGGCCTGCTCTGGGTGCCGACGCTGGTGCTGCTCGGCTACTACGGTGCCGGCCTGCTGGACGCGCTGCCCTGGCTGAAGACGGCGGCGCTGTGGATCAGCATCGCGTTCTTCGTGTTCGGCACCGGGTACGGCGTGCTGCGCTACCGCCAGGAGATGCGCCGCCCGGTGGACTCGCCGGACGACAGCAACGCCCGCGCCTGA
- a CDS encoding substrate-binding domain-containing protein — protein sequence MRHRSLTALTLAAVLAATTGCTVERHWGGNTNTGGSGKAKVGLVTKTDTNPYFVELRNAARAAAQANGADFSALAGQFDGDNDGQVRAIENLRQQGANTILITPSSSTGVLKAIKDARDAGVLVIALDTATEPADAVDATFATDNFAAGEQQGAYVKASLGGTPPKLLMVDGTAGSTVDTQRHTGFLKGIGLTDGSPEIKGHTAANGDQSLAQQGMENLLQRSTDINAVYSMNEPMGRGAYAALKARGLTGQIVMGSIDGGCEGVQNVKDGQIAATVMQFPKKMAEQGVLAAVEYAKTGKKPSGFVNTGSAVITDKPLPGIESHDSAWGLQNCWGGKK from the coding sequence ATGAGACACCGAAGTCTCACCGCGCTCACGCTGGCCGCCGTCCTCGCCGCGACGACCGGGTGCACGGTCGAGCGTCACTGGGGTGGCAACACCAACACGGGCGGGAGCGGCAAGGCGAAGGTCGGCCTGGTCACCAAGACCGACACCAACCCCTACTTTGTGGAACTCCGCAACGCCGCCAGAGCGGCCGCGCAGGCCAACGGCGCCGACTTCAGCGCGCTCGCCGGCCAGTTCGACGGCGACAACGACGGCCAGGTCCGCGCCATCGAGAACCTCCGCCAGCAGGGCGCGAACACCATCCTGATCACGCCCAGCTCGTCCACCGGCGTGCTCAAGGCGATCAAGGACGCCCGCGACGCCGGGGTCCTGGTCATCGCCCTCGACACCGCCACCGAACCGGCCGATGCCGTCGACGCCACCTTCGCCACCGACAACTTCGCGGCCGGCGAGCAGCAGGGCGCGTACGTCAAGGCCTCGCTGGGCGGCACCCCGCCCAAGCTGCTGATGGTCGACGGCACGGCGGGCAGCACGGTCGACACCCAGCGGCACACCGGGTTCCTCAAGGGCATCGGGCTGACCGACGGCTCGCCGGAGATCAAGGGCCACACCGCGGCCAACGGCGACCAGAGCCTCGCCCAGCAGGGCATGGAGAACCTGCTGCAGCGCAGCACCGACATCAACGCCGTCTACTCGATGAACGAGCCGATGGGCCGCGGCGCGTACGCGGCGCTCAAGGCACGTGGGCTCACCGGGCAGATCGTGATGGGCTCGATCGACGGCGGCTGCGAAGGCGTCCAGAACGTCAAGGACGGCCAGATCGCCGCCACCGTCATGCAGTTCCCGAAGAAGATGGCCGAGCAGGGTGTGCTCGCCGCCGTCGAGTACGCCAAGACCGGGAAGAAGCCGTCCGGCTTCGTGAACACCGGGTCCGCCGTGATCACCGACAAGCCCCTGCCCGGCATCGAGAGCCACGACTCGGCCTGGGGCCTGCAGAACTGCTGGGGAGGCAAGAAGTGA
- a CDS encoding MFS transporter gives MSTTTVEQPVAKEPPRLSHRQIVTILSGLMCGMFLAALDQTIVGTSIVKIANDLHGFDLQAWATTAYLITSTIVTPIYGKLSDIYGRKPFYLAAITIFVAGSLASAFAQSMYQLAAFRAVQGLGAGGLMSLAMTILGDIVPPRERAKYQGYILAVFGLSTVLGPVLGGFFAGIEHAGSIFGYDIHGWRWVFLINVPIGIAALFVVARVLNVPHIPQKHKIDWWGALALVVAVVPFLIVAEQGQKWGWGDGKSILCYVVGGVGVIAFIAVERWMQDAALIPLRLFKNSTFTVAIIGGVIVGVAMFGAITMIPQFMQVVQGYTPTESGLLMLPLMAGIMTSSIVSGRITGKTGRYKVFPIVGTLMIAAGAFFFAQVEYDSPVWHPLVAAAIIGLGLGQCMQTLIIAVQNAGPRSDMGVSTASATFFRQIGGTAGVAIFLTVLFNTLMPNITKAFGGQLPAGAGASVGNLSENTSVIQTLPEAIKTPILIGFTDSITTVFYIAGAVALLATVVLLFMKEIPLTNAAPAAAAMEGGEALLEEDDFADAPTEIVEPVRPVDREPALVGGGKHALSTNGHGDYQAVSGALPMPITNSVADSEVDTPVGAGGLPVTGHVRRQDGSHVSGAALTLIDQRGRQVARATGAPDGSYSVPSQGPGAYVLIVSAHGHQPQASSVVISNGPATVDVTLTGSGELTGTVRAASTGQPLPNVTVTLTDGRGEVNGAFITTADGTYAFVGVGAGAYTLVASGAGYRPFAVTLTVPDSGVLRHDVELASSVLLAGTARTEGDRVVPDARITVLDAEGNVAAVARTDGEGRYVVSDLPAGAYTVVASGYPPATSQVELTGGEAGHDVRLSYDQALDELVDRS, from the coding sequence ATGAGCACCACCACCGTCGAACAACCCGTGGCGAAGGAACCACCACGGCTGAGCCACCGCCAGATCGTCACGATCCTGAGCGGCCTGATGTGCGGCATGTTCCTCGCCGCGCTCGACCAGACGATCGTCGGCACGTCGATCGTCAAGATCGCCAACGACCTGCACGGCTTCGACCTGCAGGCCTGGGCGACCACGGCGTACCTGATCACCTCGACGATCGTCACGCCGATCTACGGCAAGCTGTCGGACATCTACGGCCGCAAGCCGTTCTACCTGGCCGCGATCACGATCTTCGTCGCCGGTTCGCTGGCCTCGGCCTTCGCGCAGTCGATGTACCAGCTGGCCGCGTTCCGCGCGGTGCAGGGCCTCGGCGCCGGCGGCCTGATGTCGCTGGCCATGACGATCCTCGGCGACATCGTGCCGCCGCGTGAGCGGGCCAAGTACCAGGGTTACATCCTCGCGGTGTTCGGCCTGTCCACCGTGCTGGGCCCGGTGCTGGGCGGCTTCTTCGCCGGCATCGAGCACGCCGGCAGCATCTTCGGCTACGACATCCACGGCTGGCGCTGGGTCTTCCTGATCAACGTCCCGATCGGCATCGCCGCGCTGTTCGTCGTCGCCCGCGTGCTGAACGTGCCGCACATCCCGCAGAAGCACAAGATCGACTGGTGGGGCGCCCTCGCTCTGGTCGTCGCGGTCGTGCCGTTCCTGATCGTCGCCGAGCAGGGCCAGAAGTGGGGCTGGGGCGACGGCAAGTCGATCCTTTGCTACGTCGTCGGCGGCGTCGGCGTGATCGCGTTCATCGCGGTCGAACGGTGGATGCAGGACGCCGCGCTGATCCCGCTGCGGCTGTTCAAGAACTCGACGTTCACCGTGGCGATCATCGGCGGTGTCATCGTCGGTGTCGCGATGTTCGGCGCGATCACGATGATCCCGCAGTTCATGCAGGTCGTGCAGGGCTACACGCCGACCGAATCCGGGCTGCTGATGCTGCCGCTGATGGCGGGCATCATGACCAGCTCGATCGTCTCCGGGCGGATCACCGGGAAGACCGGTCGCTACAAGGTCTTCCCGATCGTGGGCACCCTCATGATCGCCGCCGGCGCGTTCTTCTTCGCGCAGGTCGAATACGACTCGCCGGTGTGGCACCCGCTGGTCGCGGCCGCCATCATCGGCCTCGGCCTCGGTCAGTGCATGCAGACGCTGATCATCGCGGTGCAGAACGCGGGCCCGCGCAGTGACATGGGCGTCTCGACCGCGTCGGCGACGTTCTTCCGCCAGATCGGTGGTACCGCCGGTGTCGCGATCTTCCTGACGGTCCTGTTCAACACGCTGATGCCGAACATCACGAAGGCGTTCGGCGGGCAGCTGCCGGCCGGCGCCGGCGCGAGCGTCGGCAACCTGTCCGAGAACACCAGCGTGATCCAGACCCTGCCGGAGGCGATCAAGACGCCGATCCTGATCGGCTTCACCGACTCGATCACCACGGTGTTCTACATCGCCGGTGCGGTGGCCCTGCTGGCCACGGTGGTCCTCCTGTTCATGAAGGAGATCCCGCTGACCAACGCGGCCCCGGCCGCGGCGGCCATGGAGGGCGGCGAGGCGCTGCTCGAGGAGGACGACTTCGCGGACGCGCCGACCGAGATCGTCGAGCCGGTGCGCCCGGTCGACCGTGAACCCGCTCTCGTGGGCGGTGGCAAGCACGCGCTGAGCACCAACGGACACGGTGACTACCAGGCCGTTTCCGGCGCGTTGCCGATGCCGATCACGAACTCCGTCGCGGACTCCGAGGTCGACACCCCGGTCGGCGCGGGCGGCCTGCCGGTGACCGGCCACGTCCGGCGGCAGGACGGCAGCCACGTCTCCGGCGCGGCGCTGACCCTGATCGACCAGCGCGGCCGCCAGGTCGCACGGGCCACCGGGGCTCCCGACGGCAGCTACTCGGTGCCCAGCCAGGGCCCGGGCGCGTACGTGCTCATCGTGTCGGCGCACGGCCACCAGCCGCAGGCCTCCAGCGTCGTGATCAGCAACGGGCCGGCGACGGTCGACGTCACGCTCACCGGGTCCGGCGAGCTGACCGGCACCGTGCGGGCAGCCTCGACCGGCCAGCCGCTGCCGAACGTGACGGTGACGCTGACCGACGGCCGCGGCGAGGTGAACGGCGCGTTCATCACGACCGCGGACGGCACCTACGCCTTCGTCGGGGTCGGCGCCGGGGCCTACACCCTGGTCGCCAGCGGCGCGGGCTACCGGCCCTTCGCCGTGACGCTGACCGTGCCCGACAGCGGCGTCCTGCGCCACGACGTCGAGCTCGCCAGCTCGGTACTGCTCGCTGGCACCGCGCGGACCGAGGGCGACCGGGTGGTCCCGGACGCGCGGATCACCGTGCTCGACGCCGAAGGCAACGTGGCGGCGGTCGCGCGGACCGACGGCGAAGGCCGGTACGTAGTCAGCGACCTGCCCGCGGGCGCGTACACCGTGGTCGCGAGCGGCTACCCGCCGGCGACCAGCCAGGTGGAGCTGACCGGCGGCGAGGCGGGCCACGACGTCCGGCTGAGCTACGACCAGGCCCTCGACGAGCTGGTCGACCGCTCATGA
- a CDS encoding VOC family protein, whose protein sequence is MAKLMSVHHLALTVTDVDRSVPWYVRVLDLEEVTRREEPDTGLRKVVLRSAGDEFAVVLVQHADTGRRGFDERRTGLDHVAFRVHSAAELAEWESRLQEFGVSYTPVAPSRTFEGSRVIVFRDPDGIQLEIWTDPQL, encoded by the coding sequence ATGGCCAAACTCATGTCCGTGCACCACCTCGCGCTCACCGTGACCGACGTGGATCGCAGCGTGCCGTGGTACGTGCGCGTCCTCGACCTCGAGGAGGTCACCCGGCGCGAAGAGCCGGACACGGGACTGCGCAAGGTCGTGCTGCGGTCCGCCGGGGACGAATTCGCCGTGGTCCTGGTGCAGCACGCGGACACCGGGCGGCGCGGGTTCGACGAACGCCGGACGGGCCTGGACCACGTCGCCTTCCGGGTGCACTCGGCCGCCGAGCTGGCCGAATGGGAGAGCCGGCTGCAGGAGTTCGGCGTCTCGTACACGCCGGTTGCGCCGTCGCGCACCTTCGAAGGCTCACGGGTGATCGTGTTCCGCGATCCCGACGGCATCCAGCTCGAAATCTGGACCGACCCGCAGCTCTGA
- a CDS encoding 2-oxoglutarate and iron-dependent oxygenase domain-containing protein, producing MRTFELPVSVSGTTVDRILGRQLVRTWEDDGIFQVAATPEQDRITGEALAQSRRFFARSLPEKAKFVSDLTYSGYIASGEEVTAGEADYSEIFTVCPDIPLTDPRVTEGRPCHGPVPWPDDGYRTAMQTHLREVGEIGEKLLRLVALGLGVEIDRLTRLTRDGWHHMRVLRFPARSATTERGIGAHTDYGLLVIAAQDDVGGLFIRPPVPGEPRRRNWLAEESTAGMYQNEPPWHFVEPEPAVFTVFPGDILQFLTGGRLLSTPHKVRLADRERYTLAYFHEPSFGTTVRPLAGGDEHIHYGTHFTNMFTRCYPDRVTTKRIHEEGRLRLLGQ from the coding sequence ATGCGTACGTTCGAGCTGCCCGTTTCGGTGAGCGGGACGACAGTCGATCGGATACTCGGCAGGCAGCTGGTCCGGACCTGGGAGGACGACGGGATCTTCCAGGTCGCCGCCACGCCGGAGCAGGACCGGATCACCGGCGAAGCGCTCGCCCAAAGCCGGCGGTTCTTCGCGAGATCCCTGCCGGAGAAAGCGAAGTTCGTCAGCGATCTGACCTACAGCGGCTACATCGCCTCCGGTGAGGAAGTGACCGCGGGCGAGGCCGACTATTCCGAGATCTTCACGGTGTGCCCGGACATCCCGCTCACCGACCCCCGCGTCACCGAAGGCCGGCCGTGCCACGGGCCGGTGCCGTGGCCGGACGACGGCTACCGGACGGCGATGCAAACCCATCTGCGGGAAGTCGGCGAAATCGGCGAGAAGCTCCTGCGGCTCGTCGCGCTCGGGCTGGGCGTGGAGATCGATCGGCTGACGCGGCTCACCCGGGACGGCTGGCACCACATGCGCGTGCTGCGGTTCCCCGCCCGGTCCGCGACGACCGAACGAGGGATCGGCGCGCACACCGACTACGGCCTGCTCGTGATCGCCGCGCAGGACGACGTCGGCGGGCTCTTCATCCGGCCGCCGGTGCCCGGCGAACCGCGTCGCCGCAACTGGCTGGCGGAGGAGAGCACGGCCGGGATGTACCAGAACGAACCGCCGTGGCACTTCGTCGAACCCGAGCCGGCGGTGTTCACCGTCTTCCCCGGCGACATCCTGCAGTTCCTCACCGGCGGGCGGCTGCTGTCGACGCCGCACAAGGTCCGGCTCGCGGACCGGGAGCGGTACACCCTGGCGTACTTCCACGAGCCGTCGTTCGGCACCACCGTCCGGCCGCTGGCCGGTGGCGACGAGCACATCCACTACGGCACGCACTTCACGAACATGTTCACCCGCTGCTACCCCGACCGGGTGACGACCAAGCGCATCCACGAGGAGGGCAGGTTGCGGCTGCTCGGCCAGTGA
- a CDS encoding YceI family protein codes for MTGLRATFRTAEGWAVEHAVLTVTDPAGRQVARQAADVRGEVVTDALAPGVYTAVVTAAGYTPVARTAQIASDGSGSLGDVVLAPVAEAIELPPPGPWVIDPMHSSVVATARHLGIASIKARFPDVSGRIEIGRPAERSSVHAEIKAASIDTNIRMRDDHLRSPDFLDVDVHPVITFTSTGLRQRGADSWTLLGELTLHGERREIELELTYGGWGPDPWGGVRVAFHAETTLHRNDFAINYSAMVRAGVAAVGTTVKIELDVEAVQGEALPQF; via the coding sequence ATGACCGGCTTGCGCGCGACCTTCCGCACGGCCGAGGGCTGGGCGGTGGAGCACGCGGTGCTCACCGTCACCGACCCGGCCGGGCGGCAGGTCGCCCGGCAGGCGGCCGACGTCCGAGGGGAAGTCGTCACCGACGCGCTCGCGCCGGGTGTCTACACCGCCGTCGTCACCGCGGCCGGGTACACCCCGGTCGCGCGGACGGCCCAGATCGCCTCGGACGGCAGCGGCTCGCTCGGCGACGTCGTGCTGGCCCCGGTCGCCGAGGCGATCGAGCTGCCGCCCCCCGGGCCGTGGGTGATCGACCCGATGCACTCGTCGGTGGTCGCGACCGCGCGGCATTTGGGCATCGCGAGCATCAAGGCGCGGTTCCCGGACGTCTCCGGCCGGATCGAGATCGGCCGCCCGGCCGAGCGGTCGTCGGTGCACGCCGAGATCAAGGCGGCGAGCATCGACACGAACATCCGGATGCGGGACGACCACCTGCGCTCGCCGGACTTCCTGGACGTCGACGTGCACCCGGTGATCACGTTCACCAGTACGGGGCTGCGGCAGCGCGGCGCGGACTCGTGGACGCTGCTGGGCGAGCTGACGCTGCACGGCGAGCGCCGCGAGATCGAGCTCGAACTGACCTACGGCGGCTGGGGCCCGGACCCGTGGGGCGGCGTGCGCGTCGCGTTCCACGCCGAGACGACGCTGCACCGGAACGACTTCGCGATCAACTACAGCGCGATGGTCCGCGCCGGCGTCGCGGCGGTCGGCACGACGGTGAAGATCGAGCTGGACGTCGAAGCGGTGCAGGGCGAGGCCCTGCCGCAGTTCTGA